From Lucilia cuprina isolate Lc7/37 chromosome 4, ASM2204524v1, whole genome shotgun sequence:
ACACCCtaatgttttgatttttttgtttgtttgtctatttttttgattattacaTACATTgcaaatgttttcaattttgcATACAGtaaattcttaattttcttttaatgaaaCTTTCTTAATTTTCTGTACGTCTGgtactttatagaaaatattttcagataAGCTTAGgaaaataataagtaagtaagtaaataaataaacaaagttatatataccctctatcaccactgatggtggtggagggtataaaaaggaggGAGGgactttgtttaaatataaaataaacaaacaaatccatcataaattgtattaagtaaaaatcTCATCACCAGGCGAACAATATTTTTAGCAggagttttaatttaaaattgtttcacacacacacaccataaaataatgaaattgtttttacattttcaataaataacaaaccaacaaaaattttaggCAGAAGCATAAtataaaaaggaacaaaaatattttgtttttattacatataaCGGTTAAAAATATGAACCCTACAATGAGCAATATTAATTCTTTTtggtagattttttttactttgataaatatcaaatacaaaaagttaaattttatatcgtttcaaaatatagaaaacaaataaatattttttctttttaataaaaatatattgcaaacaaaaacgaatttaaatttttttgtcattttatttattaaaaagaaagaaatctatctatcttctcTAGCATTACAGAAGAAACTGGCagtaaacaacaaacaaaaacaactcttatttttttttactttcttactaaattataaaaagtaagtAAGATGTGTTAAAAAGCTgctaaaaatgaatttaagtaTCAGGAGTTCATAAATGTTAATAAGCAATTAGAATGTGCTTCATTTATACATAATTCACTGTTGCCAATAGTAGGGTACATAATaactgttatatattttttacaattgttttactTATACTTTCTGCAACATCTTACTAAATATTCTTGGCGTTTggtatttttgttaacattttatacaatattctttacatgtgtatgtatatatgtgtaaataaaactaatttaaattaaaacacacCTTACTAAAAATTATGATATCCTGGTATTAGTgtacaattttcaatttatttgtacATAAAATTATGCTTGCGCGATTAGGtgctataaataataaacatttcaacTTGCTATTTATCATGATAGCTTGGTAGaacaaataaatagttaaaacaattataattcatttgttttgtttgtttattcttttattaGGCTTCCTGCTAATATTTCTGTTCTCCTAATATTAATccaatgttttattataaattgaaatttcatgcattaaaaaataaataaaaaaataaaccttgCTATTAAATTCTGTTTACCTGGTGTTAAATGCaagttttcattttttccaTTACAACTGTTATACAATTAAgctgttataattttatttttatattcttattacatattttgttcGCCTGGTAATTTGTTAGCATTTTGCTTTTAATGTCAACatactaaataaacaaattaaaaatccaCTATGCTGCAAATTATGTTGGCCTGGTATTTcacttgtattttaattttatagaaaatggcacgcacaaaaaaaaaataaatgaataaacaaatcacaaatatgcaaaaactttattaaaatgttaaggaaataaataaagtatgttgtaagtatttttacatttaaataatttgattttaatagcAATAATGTAGAATAATTATACTCTtaattaaatgcattttaataAGACTATGacttagaaatttaaaacttaatataagttttaacttaaaatatatattaatttgtctataaataaaaagtgtcTCAATGGGAATGACTTTTTTTAGAATGAAATGAaagattatttaataaatatattgaaacctAATTTATGGCCATTCATCATTTTGAGCTGTATAATCATGTATGGTGTGAAATCGCAAGCCATTGCCTTCAGGTTTATGCCAAGATGGCAAAAGAACTGTACGCCAAAAGGtgctataatatttaaataaatatatattatttaatatttactttgtttataaattaattacttaCCGTCCTCTTACTAAACCCAAAAATAAACGCCAATTCTTTTCTGGTCCAAAATTATAAGGATttatataaatcttattttGCAGAAGCAGACGTTTACGTTCCGATTGATTTATATGAGCCTCAACGCTAGTTTCACCACGTGTTATTAACTTGGCATGCCAGGAACAGAGAGTACCCAATGCTACTACTACCGCTGAACAAATGATCGCCATAAACCATAATGCCCTACGTTTGCCAATGTTATAAATACCATTGCCGTTCATAATTACTTGGGCAGGTGTTGGTAAATTATGTTGAGCTGGTAATAAAACATCATCATCGTATTCATGAAGATGactctataaaaaaagtaaaaatgaatTAGTTTAATtggaaatatacaaatttttgaataGAATTCAGAAGAAAGGTAATAATTACATCTGGTATTATATGAccgcttaaatttaattttactggtTCCCCCTCTAAAGGCTCCGTTTCCGTCCAATGCTCACCATGATCTAACCATAAGTAATTGTAACCAATTTCGAagccaaataaaattaaaaacaaacaaccaatTGTTGTGTAGAACatgtacaagaaaaaataacGATGATTGCCAAAACCAACACAATTATTAAGCCAGGctgtaaaaactttttgtattaaatttgtgtaataaaataaaaataataaataaaactggtgaaaactttttattgttCTGTGTACTTAGTTAAATAAgcaaaaatgcattttaagtatcgaaatattattttaataaaaaggtgTGTGCTTATTTGGTTAAGTATTtgctttgttttgtttattttattataagttgTAATGACCTTGTTTACttattcaaatatataaaaatatatacagggAATGTGTTCTAAATATGGGAATCCCAATATTTATCTTTTAGTGATAGAATGTACAAGCCTAATCTAACCATCACCATTTTAAAACTAGCACTAAGTGCAATTATTTAGCTTCTGTGGGCAAGGGGTTCAATAACTTCAAAAGAAGTGATTatagatatattaaaaaaaaacggaagATGTGTTATTGTAATGAAATTACATGTTACTACTTATAATTCTACTACCAAACtagcaaatttatttatttcattatttattttatgaaaacataaaaaaggacatccctcctatgagaatcatgtgttaaaatcatagCTTTTCCTGGTCTTTTCGcattttggaagttattataTTAACCTGGTTTGTACGGCCCAGGTGGCAACTTTCGAGATAATTTGTTGAAGGGCAAACGTTGTCAGGTTAGGTTGATGGAGGATGTATCTACATCTaatccgaagaaatgcacctaggccacaatcgggacTATTGTGGGCTCCATTTTATGGATAAATATTTAGCTTCTGTGGACATGGGGTTCAATAACATCCAAAGAAATGGTtacaatcatatttttttaacgaacctgttgtgcgctccttttcaTGGATAAATGTTTGCTGTTACAAACATAAaccttatacatatatagtatttACGAATTATATTATCGATGTTCAGAAACTGATTCCTAGATGCGATTCCTAAGAATTGCACTATaatctacattcgtctgaatctgCACAACCAATTTTGTATTGCTGTACCCGTAACATAGTGTATCCTCTCAGAATAAATACCATCATTCTAAACTCAGAATTTTGCATTTGGAGCAGGCTTCTCGTACTGCTCTCCTTAGGGTCACCTCATAGGATCATTGTGGTTCAACCCACCGTTTCACTATTCCAAAAGGACTTATCAGTTTCTCTATTCTGCTTTCGTTGTGACAAAAGGTTTTGTATTCGGTTAGAGCTCCTTTACACTTCAATACAATCTTagataatatattattataaatatatttatcattGGATATCACGCTAATTGTCAATTATGTTAATACCTGCGGcagccatatttattctaatccacaTTACACATTCCGCTATTGCTCCAACTTCAGCCTAATAGCTACTATTGTGATAAGGTCTTCAACACTtttcccccaatttagagccatcggcGTATCAAAGGATTCATACCGGTATTTGCTACAATGTTCCACTTGctcaagacattctatctgggatcagtatttcaaagtttccgatatATTGTTTTTTGATACAGCGGTTGCTGTTGTGGGAACGACGATCGCATATTTGGTATTCGATCGGACATATCCGATGAGCGAGTATAGCCTTTCAATGTCCAATATACATTGATAACGTGTCCTAAACCCGTTTTGTCCTAGTTCGCTGAAAGTTATGAGCAGCTCGGTTGAAAGTTCCATCCcacattttgtatgtgtttcaATGGATGGAACATATACCAACGCTCCTGAGCCTTGGTTGACGTAACACTCATAGCACCACCTGTTCCCAAGCTGCATGTATGCTGAACTTTCATTTTGAACTTTGATATAACACTTTTTGTCCAATGAAATTAACCAGACTATTGAAGCATAAACTTGacttggtctaattacactttttagAGACAGTGTGTCATAGTGGGACAATATATTgtgaattttttgtgtttttccaaattgaaaaaagtatttcaaCAAAAACCCGAATCGTTAGAAgagaaaatttagttattttcgtaTCAATACCTTACAATTATATACTACATTACGATCGTAGCTACGTGTTGATTCCAAATGCAGGATAGGGTTGATTATGAACTGAACTCTAGAGTATTTTATAGAGTGGttacttttaatattgtttaaaagttttagaaaCAATAAGCAGATTTTCGGAAAGATGTCTTATTAGGGATGACgtgaattattaattttaaagttgtttagGTGGAATTTTATcccaatattaataattataagttgaatatagattttaaagtattttataggGGCGTGTTCCTCTTTCGTTATACTTTACTTGTTACTTTTTTAAGCGAGAAATTAGTCAAAACTGAAAAAACCTTATACTCCTGGCctaataaagttttcaaaaaataatatctaagaactttaaaaattataaactagcTTACAAAACAATACCTTGGGTTTATTGTTCCCATTCAAGGTTAACCACAAAATCATATTGCACACTGTAGTGACTGGTAGTGACTATATAAGGGctcgttttaaaaaaaataaacaaagaatatttttaaacttgaaCTTGAATTTTCGTCCATAAAGAATGcagaaaaacatataaaagaatGCTAAAAAATATACCTAAACAAGATTTTGGTGTAAAATATGGTATA
This genomic window contains:
- the LOC111684256 gene encoding palmitoyltransferase ZDHHC16 isoform X1 yields the protein MGRINWKLPKLTKNIVNFCQLRWSYVQLCWRSLTYNHHMNASYATDICMEPVFWVVDNYTHLLGPFFVVGVALLTTAVVSIAYWIGLPFWWEKSQLATVFLLIVGNWLLINVVFHYVMAVITPAGEPPEGISLNEAVAVCKKCITPKPPRTHHCSVCNKCILKMDHHCLFTAWLNNCVGFGNHRYFFLYMFYTTIGCLFLILFGFEIGYNYLWLDHGEHWTETEPLEGEPVKLNLSGHIIPDSHLHEYDDDVLLPAQHNLPTPAQVIMNGNGIYNIGKRRALWFMAIICSAVVVALGTLCSWHAKLITRGETSVEAHINQSERKRLLLQNKIYINPYNFGPEKNWRLFLGLVRGRTFWRTVLLPSWHKPEGNGLRFHTIHDYTAQNDEWP
- the LOC111684256 gene encoding palmitoyltransferase ZDHHC16 isoform X2; translation: MGRINWKLPKLTKNIVNFCQLRWSYVQLCWRSLTYNHHMNASYATDICMEPVFWVVDNYTHLLGPFFVVGVALLTTAVVSIAYWIGLPFWWEKSQLATVFLLIVGNWLLINVVFHYVMAVITPAGEPPEGISLNEAVAVCKKCITPKPPRTHHCSVCNKCILKMDHHCPWLNNCVGFGNHRYFFLYMFYTTIGCLFLILFGFEIGYNYLWLDHGEHWTETEPLEGEPVKLNLSGHIIPDSHLHEYDDDVLLPAQHNLPTPAQVIMNGNGIYNIGKRRALWFMAIICSAVVVALGTLCSWHAKLITRGETSVEAHINQSERKRLLLQNKIYINPYNFGPEKNWRLFLGLVRGRTFWRTVLLPSWHKPEGNGLRFHTIHDYTAQNDEWP
- the LOC111684256 gene encoding palmitoyltransferase ZDHHC16 isoform X3, whose translation is MNASYATDICMEPVFWVVDNYTHLLGPFFVVGVALLTTAVVSIAYWIGLPFWWEKSQLATVFLLIVGNWLLINVVFHYVMAVITPAGEPPEGISLNEAVAVCKKCITPKPPRTHHCSVCNKCILKMDHHCLFTAWLNNCVGFGNHRYFFLYMFYTTIGCLFLILFGFEIGYNYLWLDHGEHWTETEPLEGEPVKLNLSGHIIPDSHLHEYDDDVLLPAQHNLPTPAQVIMNGNGIYNIGKRRALWFMAIICSAVVVALGTLCSWHAKLITRGETSVEAHINQSERKRLLLQNKIYINPYNFGPEKNWRLFLGLVRGRTFWRTVLLPSWHKPEGNGLRFHTIHDYTAQNDEWP